Sequence from the Spirochaetota bacterium genome:
CCCAAACCTGCACCACAATATATCCCATTAAAAGCTTTTTCCAACCAATAGCGTCCACCAACACCATACTGGTAAAGAGTAAAACTATCTAAATCTGTTGAACTGTAAAGATAGTAGTAACCATCAAGTTCCAGAGAAATATTTGGAACAACAGCATATTGCACGCTAACTGGCAAAGATAATGCATAATCAATAACATCCCCCATATCACCCATTGGGTATACTATACCCAAACCAGCTGAGAGAGCTAAATCCTGATTAGCAGCAAAGCTCATTACCGGGAAAAAACCTAATAAAACAGCACATACAACTATCAATAGCTTTTTCATCATTTCCTCCTAAAATTTATAGTTTATTTTTTGGAGTCTGGTATTATTTATTTATTTTTTTATGCAAAAAAACGATTTTATATTATTGTCAATCTTTTTTTTTATTTATATCAATTTCTAATACATTTTTTCTAATATAAGATTTTATCTAAATATATAAAAATAATATTGTGATGATTGTATAAGATAATGATTAATTGAAATTCTAGAAATAACGATAAATAATAATGACACGTCAGTTTTATTACTTTTGTTGTTTAAGAGATTTTATACAACTTTTTTTAATTGCATATAGGCATTTGACCTAATAAAAATCCTGCTGGACTGAATATTTTTGTTGATTTTTTATGGCATATATATTTACTATGATGTTGTTTGCTTACTGATTATAATTTCCTATTAATGTTATTATAATGAACAATGATATAGGCTTTACTGAAAACACATATCCCGTTAAATATTTACTGCAGATTGCAAATCTACATAACACTACTCATTCTGTATCAGAATATATAAAAAAATTAAAAACCATTATTTATCATCTCAAAATTCCAGTGTTTAATATTTCTTGCCTTTCCAATATAGATGGGAGTGATCATTTATTAATATTTCCTGAATTACGCACTTTAAAAAAATTTATTCCACAAATCAATCCCAATCTCCTAAATTTTGAAAGTACCACCATAAATATTAAAAAACTTATAGCTAACCGCAGTATATTTAAAAAAAGCATCTTATTTTCAATTTTAAGGGGATACATAACTTTTTCTGATACAATTACCTACCCGGATACTATCGGGTATAATAAAACAATATACACTCTTGAACAGATAGTAAGTGATTTCTCAGGTGCAAGCAAAGATTTAGCAACAATCCTTACTTCCGATATCCAGAAACAAATTTTGGAATCACCACATTTTGGAGGAGTTGTGTCATTCCCACTGATTGCCGAAAAAGAAACTATTGGATCATTTGATATAATTTATCCAAAAGATCACATCATTTTAGATGAAAATGAATTTTCTACTCTTGAACTTATTGCACGGTTAATTGCTAATGGGCTCAGGCAATACCGTTATCAGAATAAAATTATTATTTCAGAAACAAAATATTCATCACTTATCAATGCCATACCCATGGCACTCTATGTAATCAACAGAGATTATACAATCATTGAAACCAATGATACCTTCAAAGAATGGTTTTCCATTGAGCATCCACTCAATAAAAAATGTTATGAAATTATAGCCCTTGGTGATAAACCATGCAGTGATTGTATTGCACTCAGAGTCATGAATCTTGGAACTCCATTTATTCGCGAACAAAAAGTTCCGTATTTTAATGATTCACGTTTTTTTAAATATATTGCCTCCCCTATAATGGCTCCATCTGGAATAGTTACTTCAGTGGTTAACATCCTTGAAGATGTTACAACCCGCATTGTTGCTGAACGTAAAATTGAGAAATTTAGCCTGGCATTAGCTGAAGAAGTAGATAAGCAAACAAAAGAATTGAAAGAAAAGCAAACAAAATTAGAGTTGGTTACAAACACGTTATATCTCATTAAACAGGCAAATACAATAAAGGAAAGCATCCATCATATAACAAAATCGTTACATGCATTAGGAGCAAAATTAAGTATTGTGACATTACTCAGTAGCGATGTAAACACACTTCAGATTGCAGATGTCTACCCTGATAATCTTCTGCACACGCTACAGATTGTTGCACAGGAAAATATTTTAAACTTGAAACTTAAATTTGATGAGTATGCCACTATACCTTTTTTTGCAGTTATCAAAACTGGTAAAGATATCATTTTAAATAGTAAAGATGATTTGATAGCATTTATTAAAAAAACATTTCCAGGGATAGATGACAATAAAATAAATTTATTATTTTCACTCTTTCATGATGAAATTATTGCAATCTATCCTATAGGGACAAAACACCGTATTGAAGGCAGCATAGCGATAGCGCTTGATAAAGCATCTAATGAAGATAATAAAGATTATATCAATATATTGCTTAATGCTGCAGCCGTAGAAATCAGTCGCAAGCGTAATCAGGAAGAACTTATAAAATCAGAGCTTAAATATCGCAATTTAGTAGAAAATACCCAGGATATAATTTTTTTATGTACGGCTGAAGGCGAAATTGTATATGGAAATTCTGTCTTTTATAAACTCCTTGATTACCCTGAATCTCGTAAACCCTCTTTTTTTGATTTTGTTGATGAAAGCGAAAAACATATATTACAGACAATTATGAAGCATTCATTAACCAGTGGTACAAATCCACAACCGTTTGAAATACAATTATATAATCGTCTTGGAAAATATTCATGGTATGAACTGGCCATGAGTTTAGTTCCCCTGGACCATACTATTGGCATTCAGATAGTGGCCCGTGATATTGAGCGAAAAAAAAGAATGGAAGCACATATACAAAATCTTACTGAATTCCAGGAAAAAATTTTACAGAACGAAATGATAGGAATCATAACCACTGATCTAAGTGGTATAAT
This genomic interval carries:
- a CDS encoding outer membrane beta-barrel protein, encoding MKKLLIVVCAVLLGFFPVMSFAANQDLALSAGLGIVYPMGDMGDVIDYALSLPVSVQYAVVPNISLELDGYYYLYSSTDLDSFTLYQYGVGGRYWLEKAFNGIYCGAGLGRTHLETELKTTIPFFGTYTVKTDDDFTTLFLKAGYTMKLDPIILDMGIRYDAIDMDDWFDQPITLYAMATYPLSLK
- a CDS encoding HD domain-containing phosphohydrolase; the protein is MNNDIGFTENTYPVKYLLQIANLHNTTHSVSEYIKKLKTIIYHLKIPVFNISCLSNIDGSDHLLIFPELRTLKKFIPQINPNLLNFESTTINIKKLIANRSIFKKSILFSILRGYITFSDTITYPDTIGYNKTIYTLEQIVSDFSGASKDLATILTSDIQKQILESPHFGGVVSFPLIAEKETIGSFDIIYPKDHIILDENEFSTLELIARLIANGLRQYRYQNKIIISETKYSSLINAIPMALYVINRDYTIIETNDTFKEWFSIEHPLNKKCYEIIALGDKPCSDCIALRVMNLGTPFIREQKVPYFNDSRFFKYIASPIMAPSGIVTSVVNILEDVTTRIVAERKIEKFSLALAEEVDKQTKELKEKQTKLELVTNTLYLIKQANTIKESIHHITKSLHALGAKLSIVTLLSSDVNTLQIADVYPDNLLHTLQIVAQENILNLKLKFDEYATIPFFAVIKTGKDIILNSKDDLIAFIKKTFPGIDDNKINLLFSLFHDEIIAIYPIGTKHRIEGSIAIALDKASNEDNKDYINILLNAAAVEISRKRNQEELIKSELKYRNLVENTQDIIFLCTAEGEIVYGNSVFYKLLDYPESRKPSFFDFVDESEKHILQTIMKHSLTSGTNPQPFEIQLYNRLGKYSWYELAMSLVPLDHTIGIQIVARDIERKKRMEAHIQNLTEFQEKILQNEMIGIITTDLSGIITSWNKGASTILGFQPFEILNTPLNQLIYAGDEKQSLQKSSTINPIINQPYAEIKMQKKSGDLLTSLCMSSLLHDDHDIPFAHLYFFIDISEKKRLEAESLELNQRLQHAQIVTIVSLAKLAEYRNKETGMHLERIMRYVEILAYELSQHPEYKNYITQEYIQDIVNSCLLHDIGKVGVPDHILLKPGKLTEYEFEIMKQHTIIGAETIAEAERKVAGRSYLNLGKEIACYHHERWDGSGYPKGLKGHEIPLSARIVAIADVYDALVSERPYKRAFPHEKAVKLIADKAGIYFDPVVVTAFLKNHNKFLEIKQTLL